The following proteins are encoded in a genomic region of Labeo rohita strain BAU-BD-2019 chromosome 5, IGBB_LRoh.1.0, whole genome shotgun sequence:
- the map1b gene encoding microtubule-associated protein 1B has translation MATLVDSVETPAPFGGVSSIRSTASPTASTNHFDESKYYLLVVIGELVTDEHLKCAIADIEKGIRSWDTNLIDCNLDQELKLFVSRHSARFSADVRGQKILHHKSNVLETVVLINPSDEAVSTEVRLMVSDTAHHKLLVLAGQCFENTGELILQSGSFSLSNFIDIFTDQEIGELLSTIHPANKASLTLFCPEHGDWKNSNLDKHNLQDFIHMKLNSPTILPEMEGLSEFTEYLSESVEIPSPFDMLEPPTSGGFLKLSKPCCYIFPGGRGDSALFAVNGFNMLINGGSDRKSCFWKLVRHLDRVDSVLLTHIGDDNLPGINSMLQRKIAELEEEQSQGSTANSDWTKNMISPDIGVMFVNMPQNLENLEPNYKIRRNAEELSLTLQYLNKLSLKPEPLHRNIGNTVEPIILFQKMGVGKLEMYVLNPAENSKELQYFLKEWTGSDKDKASILLPNGKESELPISYLSSISSLIVWHPANPSEKIIRVLFPGNSTQNNILEGLEKLKHLDFLKHPVITQKELNSDLAPTLKQAKMKHKTDSKESLKSTSKPSPSKNLHKESKEESPEKLKTMSKTDSAETQEPAQKTEKKEKTLVKKVKTGDKDIKSKTEQTPKIDTPEKKKVDIKPKTIKKETKKSMEKIEADKKAEKPTPKKEEKVKKEEKVKKEEVKKEIKRRDIKKDSLLKESRKDEKKETQKDEKEPKKDLRKAGSLKKNAPSTPEVKKPAPKPKVAARGKGPGSPAKSKEKAKPKATKKDAGESVEAPSISSVTAEEPAVEASVTDVLEAERSLMSSPEDLTKDFDALKAEEIVEDDEILPQTKIDDTDQREMIKHEEIIPCKESPEAAESLDEGIATTEAEEECGGTPGDLEPNQKSNGASEKFEDEGTGLEESSEIGDYEEKGDTEEVDEQDRAISKLKDDGEQEEQETKEGSDYGAEEPQYRDDKETEMQSVDVTTPPKISAPVSPAASIHDETLPAGLESEVASDDENRDEPQEEYTTSGHTQSTIEISSVPTPMDEMSTPRDVMSDETTNDESDSPSQDFVRYGMTTDYEKKSLSPLKDVPELDHSKSDATEGHDYHASASTISPPSSLEEDKSAKEFFVKDAFSFDSNRLSATTTTLPLVRSPSGDKNVNVDHFHAGVSSPIELGTTLAGISKGTESCSPDEKTLEGPLSPQSSGHTPYYQSPVEEKAGSLPLDKSPEPEGPIIVDITSDKEYSPREASPIDEAVPVSQMDKKESPSYEFDHKTPSQIDDNDKKLPTDDSSSATSATSLPPAKVESLSDTNPFTTFKEDSKMSISEGTTSDKSGTPVDEVVAEDTFSHIASASTASLATSSLPEPTTDDVSPSLHAEVGSPHSTEVDDSLSVSVVQTPTTMQEAEVSPSKEDSPRPMSISPDVSPKTAKLRMPQQETRSPEQSLSAECGQESPEHSFALDFSKQSPDHPSVGGIQRTATENGPTEVDYSPLDGTSLVGEQRRPGEDGDKAMLFKEPDSTQVASVSPSDASQSTPSVTTPSQIGEPREVSPNVGQFPESVTPKQSPRDHSPLSPDSSPVLGGPSTSHEETDKDKPSPSSFYQETGVDKIEDRQHLDKTPPKAASPSSPTVSSCFSPKTEELKLGLGTNPFTDSKSPTSPKIPSPAQHSLTSSPTDTKEKISSSSTSYSYSCQYGESTSICDGGSIGPDTSKTSPSWSRADVDLCLVTSCEYRHPKTELSPSFINPSPLEYFMNEEQPLEEEKPLAKSGGGPPPPGGKQQSKQCEETPPTSVSESAPSQTDSDVPPGTEECPSITAEANIDSEDDSETLPTDRTITYRHADPPPVTPRDPAPAPPHPDACMVDPEVLKAEEASQKDEKGKPKKNISSKTKSSATKSLSKTSAIKESKVSSPKKTTEDKDAKNATNTSASRGVKSSTSGSTKSGSGTAAPNCPPMYMDLVYIPNHCNAKNVDAEFFKRIRASYYVVSGNDPTAQEPSKAVLDALLEGKSQWGNNMQVTLIPTHDTEVMREWYQETHEKQQDLNIMVLASSSTVVMQDESFPACKIEL, from the exons GACAAAAGATTCTGCATCACAAAAGTAATGTGTTGGAGACAGTAGTGCTCATCAACCCTTCAGATGAAGCTGTTAGCACTGAG GTACGTCTGATGGTCTCAGACACAGCACACCATAAGCTGCTTGTCCTGGCAGGACAGTGTTTTGAAAATACAGGAGAGCTGATTCTTCAGTCAGGCTCCTTTTCTCTCTCCAATttcattgacatttttacagatcAAGAG ATTGGAGAGCTATTAAGCACTATACATCCAGCCAACAAAGCCAGTTTAACTCTTTTCTGTCCTGAGCATGGTGACTGGAAAAATTCGAACCTGGACAAACACAACTTGCAGGACTTCATCCATATGAAGCTAAACTCCCCAACCATCCTTCCAGAAATGGAGGGCCTTTCTGAATTCACAGAGTACCTGTCCGAATCTGTAGAAATCCCATCTCCGTTTGACATGCTTGAACCCCCAACTTCAGGAGGGTTCCTAAAATTATCCAAACCATGCTGTTATATTTTCCCTGGTGGACGGGGTGATTCAGCACTGTTTGCGGTTAATGGATTCAACATGCTGATTAATGGTGGATCTGACAGAAAGTCTTGTTTTTGGAAGCTGGTACGACATCTGGACAGAGTGGATTCTGTTCTCCTCACACACATTGGAGATGACAACCTTCCTGGTATCAATAGCATGCTGCAGCGCAAAATAGCTGAACTTGAGGAGGAGCAGTCACAGGGATCCACAGCTAACAGTGACTGGACAAAGAATATGATCTCACCTGATATTGGAGTTATGTTTGTCAACATGCCCCAGAACCTAGAAAACCTTGAGCCCAACTACAAGATTAGGAGAAATGCTGAGGAGCTATCTCTCACGCTGCAGTACCTAAACAAGTTGTCTTTAAAGCCTGAACCTCTGCACAGGAATATTGGGAATACAGTAGAACCAATTATACTTTTCCAGAAAATGGGAGTCGGAAAGCTTGAAATGTATGTTCTTAACCCAGCTGAGAACAGCAAGGAGTTGCAGTATTTTCTGAAAGAATGGACTGGTAGTGATAAAGACAAAGCCTCCATCTTGTTACCAAATGGAAAAGAATCAGAGCTCCCAATCTCATATTTGTCTTCCATCTCATCACTGATTGTGTGGCATCCTGCTAACCCATCAGAAAAAATCATCCGAGTTCTCTTTCCAGGCAATTCCACTCAGAATAATATTCTCGAAGGTCTAGAGAAACTTAAACACTTAGACTTCCTCAAACATCCAGTGATCACACAAAAGGAGCTTAATTCAGATTTAGCACCAACACTGAAACAAGCAAAGATGAAACATAAGACAGATAGCAAAGAGAGCCTGAAGTCCACATCGAAACCATCCCCAAGCAAAAATCTCCACAAGGAGTCCAAAGAAGAATCCcctgaaaaactaaaaaccatGAGTAAGACTGACTCTGCGGAAACTCAAGAGCcagcacaaaaaacagagaagaaagaaaaaacacttgtgaaaaaagtgaaaacagGAGACAAGGACATTAAAAGCAAGACTGAGCAAACACCCAAAATTGACACTCCAGAGAAAAAGAAAGTTGACATTAAAccaaaaacaataaagaaagaaacaaagaaatcCATGGAAAAAATTGAGGCTGATAAAAAGGCTGAGAAACCCACACCCAAGAAAGAAGAAAAGGTCAAAAAAGAAGAGAAGGTGAAGAAAGAGGAGGTGAAGAAGGAAATTAAAAGACGAGACATTAAGAAAGACTCCCTATTAAAGGAGAGCAGAAaggatgaaaagaaagaaactcagaAAGATGAAAAAGAACCCAAGAAAGATTTGAGGAAAGCTGGCAGCTTAAAAAAGAACGCCCCTAGCACACCTGAGGTGAAAAAACCTGCACCTAAACCTAAGGTTGCAGCACGAGGCAAAGGCCCTGGTAGTCCTGCAAAATCCAAAGAGAAGGCTAAGCCCAAGGCCACCAAAAAAGATGCTGGCGAATCAGTGGAAGCACCTTCCATCTCAAGTGTTACTGCTGAGGAACCTGCTGTTGAAGCCAGTGTAACAGATGTTCTTGAGGCAGAGAGGTCACTCATGTCTTCTCCAGAAGACCTCACTAAGGACTTTGATGCTCTGAAAGCAGAGGAGATTGTTGAAGATGACGAAATCCTACCACAGACCAAAATAGACGATACTGATCAAAGAGAGATGATTAAGCATGAAGAAATAATTCCTTGCAAAGAGTCTCCAGAAGCAGCAGAGTCCTTGGATGAAGGAATAGCAACCACAGAAGCTGAGGAAGAATGTGGTGGTACTCCAGGGGATCTAGAACCCAATCAAAAAAGCAATGGTGCCAGTGAAAAATTTGAAGATGAAGGAACAGGTTTGGAAGAGTCATCCGAGATAGGGGACTATGAAGAAAAGGGAGATACAGAGGAAGTGGATGAGCAAGACAGGGCAATATCGAAGTTAAAAGATGATGGAGAGCAAGAAGAGCAGGAAACCAAGGAAGGATCAGATTATGGTGCAGAAGAACCACAATATAGAGATGACAAAGAAACCGAGATGCAGAGTGTTGATGTAACCACACCACCAAAGATCTCTGCACCGGTATCTCCTGCTGCTTCTATTCATGATGAAACCCTACCAGCAGGTTTAGAAAGTGAGGTCGCCTCTGATGACGAAAATCGAGATGAACCTCAAGAAGAATACACAACGTCTGGACACACTCAGTCTACAATTGAGATCTCAAGTGTTCCAACACCTATGGATGAAATGTCTACTCCAAGAGATGTAATGAGTGATGAGACAACTAATGATGAAAGTGATTCTCCCTCCCAAGACTTTGTCAGGTACGGTATGACTACAGACTATGAGAAGAAGAGCCTTTCCCCTCTAAAAGACGTTCCTGAGTTAGATCATTCCAAGAGTGATGCCACTGAGGGACATGACTATCATGCATCAGCTTCCACCATTTCACCACCATCTTCACTGGAGGAAGACAAATCTGCCAAGGAGTTTTTTGTTAAAGACGCATTCTCTTTTGATTCAAACAGGCTCAGTGCTACCACTACAACTTTGCCTCTTGTCAGGTCACCTTCTGGTGACAAAAATGTGAATGTTGACCATTTTCATGCAGGTGTCTCTTCCCCAATTGAACTGGGAACCACTTTAGCTGGGATTTCAAAAGGAACGGAATCATGCAGTCCAGATGAGAAAACCTTAGAGGGACCTTTATCTCCTCAGTCTTCAGGTCATACACCTTACTACCAATCCCCAGTAGAGGAAAAAGCTGGCTCTCTACCATTGGACAAATCACCTGAGCCTGAGGGTCCTATTATCGTTGACATCACTAGTGACAAGGAATACTCTCCCAGAGAGGCTAGTCCTATTGATGAAGCAGTGCCTGTGTCACAAATGGATAAGAAGGAATCACCAAGTTATGAATTTGACCACAAGACCCCAAGCCAGattgatgataatgataaaaagTTACCAACTGATGACAGTTCTTCAGCTACATCTGCTACATCTTTGCCACCGGCTAAAGTAGAGAGCCTTTCTGATACAAATCCTTTCACAACATTTAAAGAGGACAGCAAAATGTCCATATCCGAGGGGACCACATCTGATAAGTCTGGCACTCCAGTTGATGAGGTTGTTGCAGAGGACACATTTTCTCACATTGCCTCTGCCTCAACAGCATCGCTTGCAACAAGTTCTTTACCAGAACCTACAACAGATGATGTCTCCCCATCACTTCATGCTGAAGTTGGCTCCCCTCATTCCACAGAAGTGGAtgactctctctctgtctctgttgtTCAGACTCCAACCACAATGCAAGAAGCAGAAGTTTCCCCATCTAAGGAGGACAGTCCCCGGCCTATGTCAATCTCCCCTGACGTTTCCCCAAAAACTGCAAAACTGAGAATGCCACAACAGGAAACAAGATCCCCTGAGCAGTCTTTGTCAGCTGAGTGTGGACAAGAATCCCCGGAACACTCATTTGCATTGGATTTCAGCAAGCAGTCACCAGATCATCCATCTGTAGGAGGAATACAACGTACAGCCACTGAAAATGGTCCAACAGAAGTTGATTACAGCCCCTTGGATGGAACCAGTCTTGTGGGAGAACAGCGCAGACCTGGGGAAGATGGGGACAAGGCAATGCTTTTCAAAGAACCTGATAGTACCCAGGTTGCCTCTGTTTCCCCATCAGATGCCTCTCAGTCCACCCCATCAGTTACAACACCCTCCCAAATTGGGGAGCCAAGAGAAGTTTCTCCAAATGTAGGACAATTCCCAGAGTCTGTTACTCCAAAACAGTCACCCCGCGATCACTCCCCTTTATCTCCTGATTCATCTCCTGTTCTAGGTGGACCAAGCACCTCACATGAAGAAACAGATAAGGATAAACCTAGTCCCAGCTCATTTTACCAAGAGACTGGTGTGGATAAAATAGAGGACAGACAACATCTGGACAAGACTCCTCCAAAGGCCGCGTCACCCTCATCTCCAACGGTGTCATCTTGTTTTTCTCCAAAGACAGAAGAGCTTAAACTTGGTTTAGGGACAAATCCCTTCACAGACTCAAAATCCCCCACCAGTCCCAAAATACCATCTCCAGCTCAACATTCTCTTACTTCCTCTCCGACAGATACTAAAGAGAAGATTTCCAGCAGCTCCACGTCATATTCCTACAGCTGTCAATATGGAGAATCTACCAGCATTTGTGATGGTGGATCCATAGGACCAGATACCTCAAAAACAAGCCCTTCTTGGTCACGAGCAGATGTGGACTTGTGTTTGGTGACCTCCTGTGAATACAGACATCCAAAGACAGAGCTTTCTCCATCTTTCATAAACCCCAGTCCTCTTGAGTACTTCATGAATGAGGAACAGCCTCTGGAGGAGGAAAAGCCCCTTGCTAAGTCTGGAGGAGGTCCGCCGCCACCTGGAGGGAAACAGCAGAGCAAGCAGTGCGAGGAAACTCCTCCAACTTCTGTAAGTGAATCAGCGCCTTCTCAAACAGACTCAGATGTTCCTCCTGGCACAGAGGAGTGCCCATCAATAACTGCAGAAGCAAATATTGACTCTGAGGATGACTCCGAAACACTACCAACAGATAGGACTATCACTTACCGTCATGCAGACCCACCTCCAGTCACGCCCAGAGACCCCGCTCCTGCCCCTCCACATCCTGACGCCTGCATGGTGGATCCTGAGGTCCTTAAGGCTGAAGAGGCATCCCAAAAAGATGAAAAGGGGAAGCCAAAAAAGAACATCAGCAGCAAGACTAAGTCCTCTGCAACAAAGAGCTTGTCAAAAACAAGCGCCATCAAAGAGTCGAAAGTGTCCTCTCCAAAAAAGACTACAGAAGATAAAGATGCCAAAAATGCTACCAATACCTCTGCATCAAGGGGAGTGAAAAGCAGCACTTCAG gAAGCACTAAGTCCGGCAGTGGAACAGCAGCACCTAACTGTCCTCCAATGTATATGGACCTAGTTTACATACCAAATCACTGCAATGCCAAGAATGTCGATGCTGAGTTTTTTAAACGGATCCGAGCCTCCTACTATGTAGTTAGTGGTAATGATCCAACAGCACAGGAGCCCAGTAAGGCAGTTCTGGATGCTCTGTTGGAAGGAAAGAGCCAATGGGGAAATAATATGCAG GTCACACTGATTCCAACCCATGACACAGAAGTTATGAGGGAGTGGTACCAGGAAACCCATGAGAAGCAGCAAGACTTGAACATCATGGTTTTGGCGAGCAGCAGCACTGTGGTCATGCAAGATGAGTCTTTCCCTGCATGTAAGATTGAGCTGTGA